One Salmo trutta chromosome 12, fSalTru1.1, whole genome shotgun sequence genomic region harbors:
- the LOC115204460 gene encoding arrestin-C, with protein sequence MSKVYKKTSGNGALTLYLGKRDYVDHVQSVDSIEGVVKIDPADLGGKKVFVQLACAFRYGREDLDVIGLSFRKDIWFKHLQLYPAADHKPTLTPMHDCLLKKAGEQGHAFTFDIPVNLPCSVTLQPGPDDAGKACGVDFEVKTYISDVADPEEKLDKKDTARLIVRKIQFAPDATGAPGPKADICKSFMMSDKPVHLEASLDKEIYYHGDPINVNVKVKNETTKTVTKIKVTVDQTTDVVLYSADKYTKTVLCQEFGETIEANSTFDKSLTITPLLADNKEKRGLALDGRLKDEDTNLASNTIMRDGMDKEVLGILVSYKIKVNLMVSSGGLLGGLTASDVQVELPLILMNPKPQDVGLPVGE encoded by the exons ATGTCTAA GGTATACAAGAAAACCTCTGGGAATGGCGCA CTTACCCTTTACCTGGGAAAGAGAGACTACGTCGACCATGTTCAGAGTGTGGACTCCATCG AGGGAGTGGTGAAAATTGATCCTGCAGACCTTGGAGGCAAGAAAG TGTTTGTGCAGCTGGCCTGTGCTTTCCGTTATGGCCGTGAGGACCTGGATGTCATTGGACTGTCCTTCAGGAAAGACATCTGGTTCAAGCACCTCCAGTTGTACCCTGCTGCTGACCACAAACCCACCCTCACTCCCATGCATGACTGCCTGCTCAAGAAGGCAGGAGAGCAGGGCCATGCCTTCACTTTCGACATTCCCGTAAACCTTCCCTGCTCTGTCACACTCCAGCCAGGACCAGATGATGCTGGAAAG GCTTGCGGTGTGGACTTTGAAGTGAAGACCTACATTTCAGATGTGGCAGACCCAGAAGAGAAACTTGACAAGAA AGACACTGCCCGTCTGATCGTCCGTAAGATCCAGTTTGCCCCAGATGCAACTGGTGCTCCTGGTCCCAAGGCTGACATCTGCAAGAGCTTCATGATGTCTGACAAGCCTGTCCACCTGGAGGCCTCTCTGGATAAGGAG ATCTATTACCATGGAGATCCGATCAATGTCAACGTCAAAGTCAAGAATGAAACCACCAAAACAGTGACAAAAATTAAAGTCACCG TTGACCAGACTACAGATGTGGTGCTCTACTCCGCGGACAAATACACCAAAACCGTACTTTGTCAAGAGTTTGG AGAGACAATAGAGGCCAATAGCACATTTGATAAATCCCTCACTATCACCCCCCTACTGGCTGACAACAAGGAGAAGCGCGGTCTGGCGCTGGACGGCAGACTGAAGGACGAGGACACGAACCTGGCCTCCAACACTAT TATGAGAGACGGTATGGATAAAGAAGTGTTGGGAATCTTGGTTTCCTACAAAATCAAGGTCAACTTGATGGTGTCTTCAGGAGG CTTGTTGGGAGGTCTGACAGCCAGTGACGTACAGGTGGAGCTCCCCTTGATCCTCATGAACCCCAAACCCCAAG ATGT AGGTCTCCCGGTGGGAGAGTGA
- the LOC115204462 gene encoding leucine repeat adapter protein 25, producing MNKFQSSPPECPDSVCSIEGLPPLPKGLSGILNSSGGSWRDIKKVYSKLTRIQADISKSTSLGRSKPASLDAGLAVLREEMVGLRQLDMSLHCQLWYLYESIQEYKEAFQDISNSLLSESSITTENSYSEEEDDYEEENDGDNVPQNLPGTSLTLQPTQNSRDQWIKESFHISL from the exons ATGAACAAGTTCCAGTCCAGTCCTCCTGAATGTCCAGACAGCGTCTGTTCAATCGAAGGACTACCCCCTTTGCCAAAAGGCCTCAGCGGCATCCTGAACTCCAGTGGTGGCTCATGGAGGGACATCAAAAAAGTCTACAGTAAACTGACACGCATTCAGGCCGACATCAGCAAGTCTACAAGTCTCGGCCGCAGCAAACCTGCAAGTCTGGACGCAGGGCTCGCAGTGCTGCGCGAAGAAATG GTGGGCCTCAGACAGTTGGACATGTCtctgcactgtcagctgtggtaTCTCTATGAGTCCATCCAGGAGTACAAGGAAGCCTTTCAGGACATCTCCAACTCTCTGCTGTCAGAGAGCAGCATCACTACAGAAAATAGTTactctgaggaagaggatgattaTGAAGAGGAGAACGATGGTGATAATGTACCTCAGAATCTACCTGGCACTTCACTGACTCTCCAGCCAACTCAAAACTCCCGGGACCAATGGATCAAAGAGTCTTTCCACATTTCCTTATAA
- the LOC115202640 gene encoding solute carrier family 35 member F4: MAMNKQTAKVSPSPSTGPAVFLLPTPQEHAERQRGPQPSAEDGQDGGQGGWQGGGKGGGWGGGQAEECVEEKREDSKSRCARCPLRAMCRAVWGLVLGCCVALAWAVGTHSAKQSLEQLHAPFFTIWFCSTWNILLFPLYYLGHLLGAEQRQWPTACFRQCSGFLVEEDMTVRVLLKGAAPFSVLWSLSGYLYLLALCRISAGDASAILCCSQGFIFLLSWIGLNDRFMGVRIVAVILSITGIVMMAYADGFHSDSITGVALAVGSASTTALYKVIAIKVLFRKRVGEVQPGTASVLLSCVGLCCCVLHSWVCVILYLTHVEYWPPIQYIPWDALCVMASLLLAVDFYVAAAPQLSQVRMAAAAIIGVGYLLLLLPGDWDDSVVHWIEGLWQGGWKEDSVVGEDGGADGGEIAKPKPKQAGIAALT, translated from the exons ATGGCCATGAACAAACAAACAGCCAAAGtgtctccctcgccctccactGGTCCTGCTGTCTTTCTGCTGCCCACTCCACAGG AGCATGCTGAAAGACAGAGGGGACCCCAGCCTTCGGCTGAAGATGGGCAGGATGGAGGGCAGGGTGGATGGCAGGGTGGGGGGAAGGGtggagggtggggtggagggCAGGCAGAagagtgtgtggaggagaagagagaggacagtaaGAGCCGCTGTGCTCGCTGCCCGCTGAGAGCCATGTGTCGAGCTGTGTGGGGGCTGGTCCTTGGGTGCTGTGTGGCCCTGGCGTGGGCAGTGGGCACACACAGTGCCAAGCAGTCTCTGGAGCAGCTCCATGCCCCCTTCTTCACTATTTGGTTCTGCAGTACATggaacatcctcctcttccccctctactACCTGGGACACCTGCTAGGGGCAGAGCAGAGACAGTGGCCCACAGCCTGCTTCAG GCAGTGCAGTGGCTTCCTGGTGGAGGAGGACATGACAGTGAGAGTGCTCCTGAAGGGTGCAGCACCGTTCTCCGTGCTGTGGAGTCTCTCAGGCTACCTGTACCTGCTGGCCCTTTGTCGCATCTCAGCGGGAGATGCTAGCGCCATTCTCTGCTGTAGCCAGGGCTTCATCTTCCTCCTATCCTGGATCGGACTCAACGACCGGTTCATGGGTGTACGG ATAGTGGCTGTAATTCTCTCCATCACAGGAATCGTCATGATGGCGTATGCTGATGGTTTCCATAGCGACTCAATCACAGGGGTGGCCCTGGCAGTAGGCTCAGCTTCTACCACTGCCCTGTACAAGGTCATCGCCATTAAA GTGTTGTTTAGAAAACGAGTGGGAGAGGTGCAGCCGGGTACGGCCAGTGTCCTGCTGTCCTGTGTGGGGCTATGCTGCTGTGTCCTCCACTCCTGGGTGTGTGTAATACTCTACCTCACACATGTGGAGTACTGGCCTCCAATCCAGTACATCCCCTGGGACGCATTGTGCGTGATGGCCTCCCTGCTCCTCG CAGTGGATTTCTATGTCGCTGCAGCCCCCCAGCTCAGCCAGGTCAGAATGGCTGCAGCAGCTATCATCGGGGTGGGCTACCTCTTACTGCTGCTCCCAGGAGACTGGGATGACAGTGTTGTCCACTGGATAGAGGGTCTGTGGCAAGGAGGATGGAAAGAGGACAGTGTGGTTGGAGAAGATGGAGGAGCTGATGGAGGAGAAATTGCAAAGCCCAAGCCCAAACAAGCAGGCATTGCTGCCCTAACATGA
- the znrd2 gene encoding protein ZNRD2, translating into MALNGDDDDFEWTPPSESEMKVIHAQRERQDKISKLMGAYLLKGYKMLGECCEQCGTILLQDKQKKNYCVACQELDSDVDKDNPALNAQAALSQVRERQLASQPVHQDNGAPSSDTPLSITGQPRPEHCEGAASGLRGPLPPPANPSPALTVTPSFLPTSTPSIQPVQVAAPIVAPAPHPALSSAEDAVLHKLRWATQELQHSASVEASIQLCSLIRSCADSLRSLKELHQS; encoded by the exons ATGGCACTGAATGGAG ACGACGATGACTTCGAGTGGACACCCCCTTCAGAATCTGAGATGAAGGTTATTCATGCTCAGCGGGAACGACAGGACAAAATAAGCAAGCTCATGGGTGCCTACCTCCTCAAAGGCTACAAAATGTTAGGAGAATGCTGCGAGCAATGTGGG ACGATTCTCCTTCAGGACAAGCAGAAGAAGAACTACTGTGTTGCATGTCAGGAACTGGACTCTGACGTAGACAAGGACAACCCAG CACTAAATGCCCAGGCTGCCCTGTCACAggtcagagagagacagctagcctctcagCCTGTCCATCAAGACAATGGAGCCCCTTCCAGTGACACCCCCCTCTCCATCACAGGGCAGCCCCGACCAGAGCACTGCGAGGGAGCTGCGTCAGGACTGAGAGGACCCCTACCTCCACCAGCCAACCCCTCCCCTGCACTCACCGTGACCCCTAGCTTCCTCCCTACATCCACCCCATCCATTCAGCCAGTCCAGGTGGCAGCCCCCATAGTAGCCCCTGCACCTCACCCAGCCCTGTCCAGTGCTGAGGATGCAGTGCTGCACAAGCTGCGGTGGGCTACACAGGAGCTCCAGCACTCAGCCTCAGTAGAGGCTAGTATCCAGCTGTGCAGCCTCATCCGCAGCTGCGCAGATTCACTGCGCAGCCTGAAAGAGCTTCACCAATCATGA